GCCGGAGGAGGTGGCCGACCACATCTCCGTCGCCAGGGTGCGAAAGCCGATGGGCGCCAGGAGCAGCGTCGCCGGGAGCTCCTTCATCGCCGTCAGGAAGACCATGGCGAAGGCGACGACGATGCCGGGCCGCACCAGGGGCAGGGTCACCGTCGCCAGCACTTGGAGAGAGCCGCGGCCCAGACTGCGCGCCGCCTCTTCCACGGCAGGATTCACCTGCAGGAGGGAGGCGCGCACGGAGCCCACAGCCATGGAGAGATAGAGGACGCTATAGGCGAAGACGAGCATCGCGAGGGTCTGATAGAGAACTGGGGCGTAGTTCGCGCCGAGGAAGACGAGGGAGAGGGCGACGACGATGCCGGGCATCGCGAAGCCTGCGTAGCTCGCCGTCTCCAGGAAGCGCGAGAAGCGACCAGAGTGGCGGACGGCCAGCACCGTGACCGGGATGGCGGCGACGACGGCGAGGAGAGCCGCGAGGGCGGAGGCATAGACGGCGTTGGTCATCGCGCTCCCCAGGAAATCCACCTCCACGTTGTTGGCCAGGCCCTGGGCCAGCCAGTAGAGGAGGACGGAGGCGGGCAGGCCGAGGGAGGCAAGTACCACAAGCGTGAGGAAGGCCAAGGCGGGCCATTTCCACCTTCCCAGCCGGACCAGGGGCAAGCGGCGGGTGGCGGCGGTGGAATGATATTTCGCCTTGCCCCGCCCGCGCTGCTCCACGATAAGGATGAGGAGGGTGAAGGCGACGAGCATCAGCGCAAGCACAGAGGCGAGGATGCGGTCGAAGGAGGCTTCGTACTGCAGGTAGATGACCCGGGTGAAGGAGTTGAATTGCAGGAGGGTCACCGCGCCGAAATCGCTGAGGGTATAGAGGGCCACCAGCAGTCCCCCGGCGGCGATGGCGGGCCGCAGCTGCGGCAGCGTCACGCGAAAGAAGGTGCGACCTGCGCCGTGGCCCAGGCTACGGCTGGCCTCTTCCTGCGCGCCGTCCATGCCCCAGAGGGCCGCGCGGACGCTCAAGAGGATGTAGGGGAAGGTGAAAAGGGTGAGGCAGAGCCACGCGCCAAGGAAGCCGTAAATCTCCGGCAGGCGCTCCACGCCGAAGGGGCGCTCCAGCACCTGTTGGAGAAGGCCCCGCGGCCCCAGGGCGGAGACGAAGGCGAAGCCGCCGACGTAGCTCGGGACAACGAGGGGGAGGGCCGTGAGGACACTCCACACGCGCTGTAGGGGTAGGTCTGTGCGCACGGTAAGCCAGGCGATGGGCACCGCTATAACCGTCGCCGTTCCCACAACGGCCGCAGCAAGGAGGGCGCTCCTCGCAAGGATCTGGAGCGTGCGAGCTTCAGACAAAAGGTCCCAGGCACTGCCGCCGGCGTCGGCGGTGCGGAGGATGAGATAGACGAGGGGCAGAAGGACAGCGGCGACGATAAGAAGGGCGGCCAGGAAGAGATAGGGCGGCGCCCCACGTCGCATGGGGGTCCATCGCAACAATCGAAGTGTCGCGGCGCGAGCTGTTGCCAAGGCTGGGCCTGCTTATAGCAGATGGGAGGAAGTGGGATTATGTATAGCGAACGCGCTCAACTAAGTGTATACATAGTCAGTGACTACGTCAATACGAAGTCAACAGAGGAAAAAGAGGCTCAAGGAGCAGGGGGTCAAGAGCAAAAATCAGTTCCTGGAGGGCGTGGGGCTGTGGACGACGATGGAAGGGGCCACGTGGACGCCGACGACGACCTCTTTGCCGTTCACATCGAGGGTGATGGTGCCCTTGAAGGCGGCGACCTCCCGGACGGTGAGGCGCTGGCCGCGGACGACACCGCTGGTCACCAGGTACTGGACGAGCCGGGGGTCGTACTCCGGGATGCGCTCCACCACAACCGTGGTGTTGGGCTGGACTTTGTTGAGCCGGACGGCGCTGGCGGGCGGGCGATAGCCGTTCCCCGGTATCGGATGGCCGAAGGGACAGGTGAGGGGATTGCCCAGGCGCTCCACCAGCTTGGCCTCCACATCCGGAGAGATGGCGTGCTCCCAGCGGTGCGCCTCCGCGTGGACCTTGTGGAGCTCCATCCCCAGCATGTCCACAAGCATGCGCTCGGCCAGCTGGTGCCTGCGCATGATCTGCTCGGCGAGCCTGCGCCCCGCTTCGGAGAAGGCGATGTGCTTCTCCTTGGTGATCTCCAGGAGGCCATCGCGCTGCATGCGGCGCACCATGGCGGTGACGGAGGCGATGGAGGTGCCCAGGTGCTCCGTGATAGGGGATTTGGCGAGCTGTTCCGCCAGGCGGCT
This genomic window from Chloroflexota bacterium contains:
- a CDS encoding iron ABC transporter permease yields the protein MRRGAPPYLFLAALLIVAAVLLPLVYLILRTADAGGSAWDLLSEARTLQILARSALLAAAVVGTATVIAVPIAWLTVRTDLPLQRVWSVLTALPLVVPSYVGGFAFVSALGPRGLLQQVLERPFGVERLPEIYGFLGAWLCLTLFTFPYILLSVRAALWGMDGAQEEASRSLGHGAGRTFFRVTLPQLRPAIAAGGLLVALYTLSDFGAVTLLQFNSFTRVIYLQYEASFDRILASVLALMLVAFTLLILIVEQRGRGKAKYHSTAATRRLPLVRLGRWKWPALAFLTLVVLASLGLPASVLLYWLAQGLANNVEVDFLGSAMTNAVYASALAALLAVVAAIPVTVLAVRHSGRFSRFLETASYAGFAMPGIVVALSLVFLGANYAPVLYQTLAMLVFAYSVLYLSMAVGSVRASLLQVNPAVEEAARSLGRGSLQVLATVTLPLVRPGIVVAFAMVFLTAMKELPATLLLAPIGFRTLATEMWSATSSGFYAKAAIPALLLVGVSAIPVAILLRREQRGDAAVQS
- a CDS encoding metal-dependent transcriptional regulator, with translation MPKKIPKELTLDQVSPLAQNYLITLYMLGDDQDMPPTASRLAEQLAKSPITEHLGTSIASVTAMVRRMQRDGLLEITKEKHIAFSEAGRRLAEQIMRRHQLAERMLVDMLGMELHKVHAEAHRWEHAISPDVEAKLVERLGNPLTCPFGHPIPGNGYRPPASAVRLNKVQPNTTVVVERIPEYDPRLVQYLVTSGVVRGQRLTVREVAAFKGTITLDVNGKEVVVGVHVAPSIVVHSPTPSRN